A window of the Halobacterium hubeiense genome harbors these coding sequences:
- a CDS encoding geranylgeranyl reductase family protein: MTTHEYDVAVVGAGTAGCYTAATVANAGYDVAVVERKSEEEAGHIACGDALKGADAFPEAIPKERLEPAFTNTGVDHGRFEIPQEDTVLEIPVPGELAVIDRWEYGRQIIAATEDAGADFYYDVVVQDVLQEDDGTVTGVKGTRKGTSHEFDADVVIDAAGALSILQDKTDFSNATFDTNVSYSQFCSAYREIIEVPEEVEWDDALVFKPTERAAGYLWYFPRTSTEINAGLGFQMTEEPMELVDDLKRDLRQREEFEGGEVEDKLGAALPTRRPYDSATAPGYMAVGDAAAHVNPTTGGGIAGAAYAGKYAAEAAIDAIEAGDVSEEMLWSYNERVMDHYGARYAALDVYNILSTAVDVDDLMGLLASLPGEKLAEALYGGSTEFSLRLKVVTALKSFGYWSNIWEFYKTKQQADRLLEHYEDYPSSPDALADWQARRDDIMDDVYEVTGAEPKY; the protein is encoded by the coding sequence ATGACCACCCACGAGTACGACGTCGCCGTCGTCGGCGCCGGCACCGCGGGCTGTTACACGGCCGCGACCGTCGCCAACGCCGGCTACGACGTCGCCGTCGTCGAGCGAAAGTCCGAGGAGGAAGCCGGACACATCGCCTGCGGCGACGCCCTGAAGGGCGCGGACGCGTTCCCCGAGGCCATCCCGAAGGAGCGACTGGAGCCGGCGTTCACGAACACGGGCGTCGACCACGGCCGCTTCGAGATTCCCCAGGAGGACACCGTCCTCGAAATCCCCGTCCCCGGCGAGCTGGCGGTCATCGACCGCTGGGAGTACGGCCGGCAGATCATCGCGGCGACCGAGGACGCGGGCGCGGACTTCTACTACGACGTCGTCGTCCAAGACGTGCTGCAGGAAGACGACGGCACCGTCACCGGCGTGAAGGGCACGCGGAAGGGCACCAGCCACGAGTTCGACGCGGACGTCGTCATCGACGCGGCGGGCGCGCTCTCCATCCTGCAGGACAAGACGGACTTCTCGAACGCGACCTTCGACACGAACGTCTCGTACTCGCAGTTCTGCTCGGCGTACCGCGAAATCATCGAGGTGCCCGAGGAGGTCGAGTGGGACGACGCGCTCGTGTTCAAGCCCACCGAGCGCGCCGCCGGCTACCTCTGGTACTTCCCGCGGACGAGCACCGAAATCAACGCGGGGCTGGGCTTCCAGATGACCGAGGAGCCGATGGAGCTGGTCGACGACCTCAAGCGGGACCTCCGCCAGCGCGAGGAGTTCGAGGGCGGCGAGGTCGAGGACAAGCTCGGCGCGGCGCTGCCGACGCGGCGGCCCTACGACTCCGCGACCGCGCCCGGCTACATGGCGGTCGGCGACGCCGCCGCGCACGTCAACCCGACCACGGGCGGCGGCATCGCGGGCGCGGCGTACGCCGGCAAGTACGCCGCCGAGGCCGCCATCGACGCCATCGAGGCCGGCGACGTCTCCGAGGAGATGCTGTGGTCGTACAACGAGCGCGTGATGGACCACTACGGCGCGCGCTACGCCGCCCTCGACGTCTACAACATCCTCTCGACGGCGGTGGACGTCGACGACCTGATGGGACTGCTCGCGTCGCTCCCCGGCGAGAAGCTCGCGGAAGCGCTGTACGGCGGCAGCACGGAGTTCAGCCTCCGGCTGAAGGTCGTCACCGCGCTGAAGTCGTTCGGCTACTGGTCGAACATCTGGGAGTTCTACAAGACCAAACAGCAGGCCGACCGCCTCCTGGAGCACTATGAGGACTACCCCTCCAGCCCGGACGCGCTCGCGGACTGGCAGGCCCGGCGGGACGACATCATGGACGACGTCTACGAGGTCACCGGCGCCGAGCCGAAGTACTGA
- a CDS encoding sugar phosphate nucleotidyltransferase has product MKAVVLAGGYATRLWPITKHRPKMFLPVGDSTVIDEIFADLEADDRIEDVFVSTNERFAEDFREYLADSEFQKPTLTVEDTSEEDEKFGVVGALAQLVDRENVDDDLVVVAGDNLISFDIAEFVDFFEAKATPALAAYDVGSLERAKSYGLVDLDGDEVVDFQEKPEHPKSTLVSIACYAFPRETLPDLDRYLDEGENPDEPGWFMQWLQNRQSVHAFTFEGAWFDIGTPESYLDAVRWKLDGENLVSDDAVVENTTIGENVHVMGDAELRNSSVDNSVIFPNATLHDCDVRDSIIDEQTHLEDIDFAGALIGAHTTISNGE; this is encoded by the coding sequence ATGAAAGCCGTCGTCCTCGCCGGCGGGTACGCGACCCGGTTGTGGCCCATCACGAAACACCGACCGAAGATGTTCCTCCCCGTCGGGGACTCGACAGTCATCGACGAAATCTTCGCCGACCTCGAAGCCGACGACCGCATCGAGGATGTGTTCGTCTCCACGAACGAGCGCTTCGCGGAGGACTTCCGCGAGTACCTCGCCGACAGCGAGTTCCAGAAGCCGACGCTGACCGTCGAAGACACCTCCGAGGAGGACGAAAAGTTCGGCGTCGTCGGCGCGCTCGCCCAGCTGGTCGACCGCGAGAACGTCGACGACGACCTCGTGGTGGTCGCCGGCGACAACCTCATCAGCTTCGACATCGCGGAGTTCGTTGACTTCTTCGAGGCGAAGGCGACGCCCGCGCTGGCCGCCTACGACGTCGGCAGCCTCGAACGAGCGAAGTCCTACGGGCTCGTGGACCTCGACGGCGACGAGGTCGTGGACTTCCAGGAGAAGCCCGAACACCCCAAGAGCACGCTCGTCTCCATCGCGTGCTACGCGTTCCCGCGGGAGACGCTGCCCGACCTCGACCGGTACCTCGACGAGGGCGAGAACCCCGACGAGCCCGGCTGGTTCATGCAGTGGCTCCAGAACCGCCAGTCCGTCCACGCGTTCACCTTCGAGGGCGCGTGGTTCGACATCGGCACGCCGGAGTCGTACCTCGACGCCGTGCGCTGGAAGCTCGACGGCGAGAACCTCGTCAGCGACGACGCCGTCGTCGAGAACACCACCATCGGCGAGAACGTCCACGTGATGGGCGACGCCGAACTCCGCAACTCCAGCGTGGACAACTCCGTCATCTTCCCGAACGCCACCCTGCACGACTGCGACGTCCGCGACTCCATCATCGACGAGCAGACCCACCTCGAAGACATCGACTTCGCGGGCGCGCTCATCGGCGCGCACACCACGATTTCCAACGGCGAGTAA
- a CDS encoding helix-hairpin-helix domain-containing protein — protein sequence MGLLSTLKSLLGMEEESRSAGSGVDVTVEHEPEAESERAVKESDAARETDTEAEPEAEAEADADADGVDEPVATETDAAASTESLVDEEHTDDPTRAAEPAEAASAGDEEAPETVEGEPVTVLKGIGPAYADRLEDAGIETVADLAAADPEDLAERVDLSAKRVGRWVDAAQDHD from the coding sequence ATGGGACTGCTCTCGACACTCAAATCGCTGCTCGGGATGGAGGAGGAGAGCCGCTCCGCCGGGAGCGGCGTCGACGTCACCGTCGAACACGAGCCGGAGGCGGAGTCCGAGCGGGCGGTCAAGGAATCCGACGCAGCGCGCGAAACCGACACTGAGGCCGAACCGGAGGCCGAGGCCGAAGCCGACGCCGACGCGGACGGCGTCGACGAGCCGGTTGCGACGGAGACGGATGCCGCCGCCTCCACGGAGTCGCTGGTGGACGAGGAGCACACCGACGACCCGACGCGGGCCGCCGAACCCGCGGAAGCCGCCAGCGCGGGCGACGAGGAAGCGCCCGAGACGGTCGAGGGCGAGCCGGTCACCGTCCTGAAGGGCATCGGCCCGGCGTACGCCGACCGCCTCGAAGACGCGGGCATCGAGACCGTCGCGGACCTCGCGGCGGCCGACCCGGAGGACCTCGCCGAGCGCGTGGACCTCTCCGCGAAGCGCGTCGGCCGCTGGGTGGACGCCGCCCAGGACCACGACTGA
- a CDS encoding Rieske (2Fe-2S) protein, whose translation MGDERIAAVEEVPADGTLLYTVADGGDEREAILLKLSDGSVTSFLNYCMHWTDVKLDTGDGAPVRNGDVVCRKHAATFEKDTGVCTHGPCEGAQLDPVSVETRDGDVYLADDDYEFVRTGVEDGDPADLSTDPGARLGF comes from the coding sequence ATGGGAGACGAGCGCATCGCTGCGGTCGAGGAGGTGCCGGCCGACGGGACGCTACTGTACACGGTCGCCGACGGCGGCGACGAGCGCGAGGCCATCCTGTTGAAGCTCTCGGACGGCTCGGTCACGTCGTTCCTGAACTACTGCATGCACTGGACGGACGTGAAACTCGACACGGGCGACGGCGCGCCCGTGCGGAACGGCGACGTGGTCTGCCGGAAGCACGCCGCGACCTTCGAGAAGGACACGGGGGTCTGCACGCACGGCCCCTGCGAGGGCGCGCAACTGGACCCCGTCTCGGTCGAGACCCGTGACGGCGACGTCTACCTCGCAGACGACGACTACGAGTTCGTGCGGACGGGCGTCGAGGACGGCGACCCCGCGGACCTCTCGACGGACCCCGGCGCGCGCCTCGGCTTCTAG
- a CDS encoding MBL fold metallo-hydrolase produces the protein MTSPAITPRDLYDRIRSGDVSVLDVRDRDEFDAWHVDGPGVTAAHVPYMQFVSAQVAGDPAALVPDELDEPIVAVCGVGEASDEVAAMLREAGVDAVNLAGGMDAWGDLVVAHDLGGVVQYERPSSGCLSYLLADGDEAAVVDPLAAASERYAEDAADRGLDVRWAVDTHVHADHFSGVRALAAETDAEPVLPAGATERGLDYDATLLADGDALSIGGRDLVARHAPGHTTELVVFEWGDAVLTADCLFLDGVGRPDLEDADRARELAGRQYDTLHDSIFAYPDDERVLPGHVEATTPLADDGFARNLGAVRESLAVADLSREAFVDALTTDLPPRPANYEAIVATNLGRREIDEGTLELERGPNNCAVSST, from the coding sequence GTGACTTCGCCAGCCATCACGCCGCGCGACCTCTACGACCGCATCCGGAGCGGGGACGTCTCCGTGCTGGACGTCCGCGACCGCGACGAGTTCGACGCGTGGCACGTCGACGGGCCGGGCGTGACCGCCGCTCACGTCCCCTACATGCAGTTCGTCTCCGCGCAGGTCGCCGGCGACCCCGCCGCCCTCGTCCCCGACGAACTGGACGAACCCATCGTCGCTGTCTGCGGGGTCGGCGAGGCCAGCGACGAGGTCGCGGCGATGCTCCGCGAGGCGGGCGTGGACGCCGTGAACCTCGCCGGCGGGATGGACGCGTGGGGCGACCTCGTGGTCGCGCACGACCTCGGCGGCGTCGTCCAGTACGAGCGCCCGTCGTCGGGCTGTCTCTCCTACCTGCTCGCGGACGGCGACGAGGCGGCGGTCGTGGACCCGCTGGCGGCCGCGAGCGAGCGGTACGCCGAAGACGCCGCCGACCGCGGCCTCGACGTCCGCTGGGCCGTGGACACGCACGTCCACGCCGACCACTTCTCCGGCGTCCGTGCGCTCGCCGCGGAGACGGACGCCGAGCCCGTGCTGCCGGCGGGCGCGACCGAGCGCGGCCTCGACTACGACGCGACCCTGCTCGCGGACGGCGACGCGCTCTCGATTGGGGGGCGTGACCTCGTGGCGCGGCACGCGCCCGGCCACACCACCGAACTCGTCGTCTTCGAGTGGGGCGACGCGGTGCTCACCGCCGACTGCCTGTTCCTCGACGGCGTGGGCCGCCCGGACCTCGAAGACGCCGACCGCGCCCGGGAACTCGCGGGCCGGCAGTACGACACGCTCCACGACTCGATTTTCGCGTACCCGGACGACGAGCGCGTGCTCCCCGGGCACGTCGAGGCGACGACGCCGCTCGCGGACGACGGGTTCGCTCGCAACCTCGGCGCAGTTCGGGAGTCGCTCGCCGTCGCGGACCTGTCGCGCGAGGCGTTCGTGGACGCGCTCACGACGGACCTGCCGCCGCGGCCGGCGAACTACGAGGCAATCGTCGCGACGAACCTCGGGCGGCGGGAGATAGACGAGGGGACGCTAGAACTGGAGCGCGGGCCGAACAACTGCGCGGTGTCCTCGACGTGA
- a CDS encoding transcriptional regulator, producing the protein MDDQTTRERILDTLRERPDTPSALAEEFGVSRGTVLTHVRHLSKSLEETDEELLVKPPECRECGFDGFDDPVNVPSRCPECKSESIEEPAFVVEAV; encoded by the coding sequence ATGGACGACCAGACCACCCGCGAACGCATCCTCGACACGCTCCGCGAGCGTCCGGACACGCCCAGCGCCCTCGCAGAGGAGTTCGGCGTCTCCCGCGGCACGGTGCTGACGCACGTCCGCCACCTCTCGAAGTCGCTGGAGGAGACCGACGAGGAACTGCTCGTGAAGCCCCCGGAGTGCCGCGAGTGCGGGTTCGACGGCTTCGACGACCCCGTGAACGTGCCGTCGCGGTGCCCCGAGTGCAAGAGCGAGAGCATCGAGGAGCCCGCGTTCGTCGTCGAAGCGGTCTAG
- a CDS encoding aminotransferase class IV: protein MYSHVDGELVAAEDATVSVRDRGFQYGDAAVETLRAYGGQVFAWAAHAKRLQATCNALGIDHGLSERDLRGRVHATLAANDLTDARVRLTVSRGTHSGSLTPDGDADPTVVVVTDPLPRGGVDGERVWSEPATAVTAAVERVADDALPSVAKTHNYLNGVLARIDAGDADEAVLLDADGRVTGGAASNVFFVDDDTLHTPSLDLPVNPGITRWAVLELADDLGVPVEEGHYRPRDLRSADEVFLTNTTWEVRPVAAYDDTTYTTCKVGARLARALAEEVEARHY from the coding sequence GTGTACTCGCACGTAGACGGCGAGCTCGTGGCCGCCGAGGACGCCACCGTGAGCGTCCGCGACCGCGGGTTCCAGTACGGCGACGCCGCCGTCGAGACGCTGCGCGCGTACGGCGGCCAGGTGTTCGCGTGGGCCGCCCACGCCAAGCGCCTGCAGGCGACCTGCAACGCGCTCGGCATCGACCACGGGCTCTCCGAGCGCGACCTCCGCGGCCGCGTCCACGCCACGCTCGCCGCCAACGACCTCACGGACGCGCGCGTCCGCCTCACTGTCTCCCGCGGCACCCACTCCGGGTCGCTGACGCCCGACGGCGACGCGGACCCGACGGTCGTCGTCGTCACTGACCCCCTGCCGCGTGGCGGCGTGGACGGCGAACGCGTCTGGAGCGAGCCCGCGACCGCCGTGACCGCCGCGGTCGAGCGCGTCGCCGACGACGCGCTCCCCTCGGTCGCGAAGACCCACAACTACCTCAACGGGGTTCTCGCGCGCATCGACGCCGGCGACGCCGACGAAGCCGTCCTCCTCGACGCCGACGGCCGCGTCACCGGTGGCGCCGCGAGCAACGTCTTCTTCGTCGACGACGACACCCTCCACACGCCCAGCCTCGACCTCCCGGTCAACCCCGGCATCACGCGCTGGGCGGTCCTCGAACTCGCCGACGACCTCGGCGTCCCGGTGGAGGAAGGCCACTACCGGCCCCGAGACCTGCGGAGCGCCGACGAGGTGTTCCTCACGAACACCACGTGGGAGGTCCGACCCGTCGCCGCCTACGACGACACCACCTACACCACGTGCAAGGTCGGCGCGCGGCTCGCTCGCGCGCTCGCCGAAGAAGTCGAAGCGCGGCACTACTAA
- a CDS encoding shikimate dehydrogenase: MQVFGLVGNPVEHSLSPPMHEAAYDELGIDARYVTFEPAREDIAAAVEGADALGVAGLNVTIPFKQAVLDAVEPDDLAARIGAVNTIDFSGDTVTGHNTDAEGVRRSFAHHGVELDGRDAVVVGAGGAGRAAAFALADAGAAVSIANRTVETAELLADDVGDAASAHGLDALPELLADADVLVNATSVGMEEDESPVPADALHADLAVLDAVYAPLETRLLRDADAAGATTIDGAWMLLFQGVAAFELWTGRDAPIAAMNDALRAQL, translated from the coding sequence GTGCAAGTATTCGGACTCGTCGGGAACCCGGTCGAGCACTCGCTGTCGCCGCCGATGCACGAGGCCGCCTACGACGAACTCGGCATCGACGCCCGGTACGTCACCTTCGAGCCGGCGCGCGAGGACATCGCGGCCGCCGTCGAGGGCGCGGACGCGCTCGGCGTCGCTGGCCTGAACGTCACCATCCCGTTCAAGCAGGCAGTCCTCGACGCCGTCGAGCCGGACGACCTCGCAGCCCGCATCGGCGCGGTCAACACTATCGACTTCTCCGGGGACACAGTCACCGGCCACAACACGGACGCGGAGGGCGTGCGGCGGTCGTTCGCCCACCACGGCGTCGAACTGGACGGCCGCGACGCGGTCGTCGTTGGGGCGGGCGGCGCGGGCCGCGCGGCGGCGTTCGCGCTCGCCGACGCGGGAGCGGCGGTCAGCATCGCCAACCGAACCGTCGAAACGGCGGAACTGCTGGCCGACGACGTCGGAGATGCGGCGTCCGCACACGGCCTCGACGCGCTCCCCGAACTGCTCGCGGACGCCGACGTGCTCGTGAACGCGACGAGCGTCGGGATGGAGGAGGACGAGTCGCCCGTTCCGGCGGACGCGCTCCACGCCGACCTCGCAGTGCTGGACGCGGTGTACGCGCCGCTGGAGACGCGGCTGCTCCGGGACGCCGACGCCGCGGGCGCGACCACGATAGACGGCGCGTGGATGCTCCTCTTCCAGGGCGTCGCGGCGTTCGAACTGTGGACGGGTCGAGACGCGCCGATAGCCGCGATGAACGACGCACTGCGCGCGCAACTCTGA
- a CDS encoding 2Fe-2S iron-sulfur cluster-binding protein → MTEYTVEFVGTGEEIQVSDKETILSACLEEGIAQEYSCRVGMCLACSAKIEAGDVTQPAARGLTEEEAENYALTCMARPQSDLKLDRGKYPPSIEDDAAAAAPAADDD, encoded by the coding sequence ATGACCGAGTACACCGTCGAGTTCGTCGGGACCGGCGAGGAGATTCAGGTCTCCGACAAGGAGACGATTCTGTCGGCGTGCCTCGAAGAAGGCATCGCCCAGGAGTACTCCTGCCGCGTCGGGATGTGTCTGGCCTGCTCCGCGAAAATCGAAGCCGGCGACGTCACCCAGCCCGCCGCCCGCGGGCTCACCGAGGAGGAAGCCGAGAACTACGCGCTGACGTGCATGGCGCGCCCGCAGTCCGACCTCAAGCTCGACCGCGGGAAGTACCCGCCGAGCATCGAGGACGACGCCGCCGCGGCCGCGCCCGCGGCCGACGACGACTGA